Genomic DNA from Hordeum vulgare subsp. vulgare chromosome 2H, MorexV3_pseudomolecules_assembly, whole genome shotgun sequence:
TGGAAACGGGTTCACAGCCGGTGGTGGCAGGATGGGTGGAAACGGGTTTGCAGTCGGTGGTGGCAGGATGGGTGGAAACGGATTCACAGCCGATGGTGGCAGGCCAGGCCGGTTTAACATGGAAATGCTGCGGCCAGCAGGGGCTCCTCGAGTAAAGAGGGACGTTCTCCACGTCACGCTCAAGGGGAAGAAGACCTTTGTGACTGTGACGGACGTCAAGGGGAACAGGAAGGCTGGGGCTTCCGCTGGCTGCTTGGAGGATCGAAAGGGGCGGTCTCGTCTTGCTCGGTATGCCGGTGAAGCAACAGGGGAACACATGGGGCGAGTTGCCAGCAAGATTGGCCTCAAGTCGGTCGTCGTGAAGGTGAAAGGATACTCCTTtttcaggaagaagaagaaggtgatcaTGGGCTTCGCAGATGGTTTCAGGGGCGAAAGAGTGAGAACCCCGTCTCCTATCATGTATGTCCATGACGTGACCCAGCTTGCGCATAATGGATGCCGGCTGCCCAAAAAGGTACGGAAGTAAGACTGATAATAGCCCCCAGCAAGAAGTGTGGAGATCCATATCCTGTCCCAAGGAGAAGCAAATTAAGAACGATATGTATGTATCGACAGGTTTCGTAATAATATCATGAGCATGGAAGTATTTATGAATACTTATTAGACAGTCTTAGATTGGCTCTTGCCAGACAAAACATTTTGTCATTTCCTGTAATGTTGCTCGAGTGATGGATTTGTTTTGATATGACATGGTTGCATTGCATGCAGGTCCCTCTCCTTCTGTGGGTTTCCTATATAATGACAGCACTGCGAGTGTATGTCTGTTGAGATGCTACTAATTTCTTTATTTGCAAGTGTAAAAGTTTGAAGTTTCACGTAATTTGGAGGGGTTTGCATCGCTCTAAAATAATGTTCTGCTTTAATGGTTGGCTCTGTCCCctcatttctcctttttaatcggCAGAAATATACACTCTGGAGATTTCATAAAATAAAACATGTGATTGTTCTAAGCAAGACAAAATTCAACTCTTTAGGCCAAAATATGCATAACCCCCTTCATATCTCACCCAATTTCTCTGTTGAAATACTAGAGTGGTTATTAAATAGAAGGTGGAAATAGTCGGTGATTATTCAGCACTTAACTAAAATATCTACTGTAGTTGAGACACAACTCAGTCATCtgatttctcctttttaatcgaCAAAGAAAATATTCTCTGAGATTTCATAAAATTAAAGAGTGTCTGATATTCTTTTGCACTGAGACACAATTCTACTCTTTTGGCTAAAATATGCAGAATTCCTTCCACATTCTCTCTTTCCCCTCTGCCTCTGTTTTCTTCTAAAATTTTCCAATTGAAAATTTTGACTGGTTACAAGAGTGTGATTAATTTGAAGGTTGGAATTAGTGGGTGGTTACTTGTATAGTAAAACTTAACAAGCATCTCCAATGCTTCTCTGATTTGGTTGGTTCAGAGAAGAATGTAGTATTGTAACAAAACCGAGGCAAGATTAGTTGCAGGAAGGAAAACACTGAATCTTGACAGCATCATATACAGACCATGCATGAGATGAGATAATGATTCCATGATTTTATTAATGGAAGTGTACCACATGTATTTCAGTTAAAACTGCTACCAACTGCTTATGTTGATAATAGCAAAgccaagaaagaagaaaatataGACCCAAAGCATAATCAAATTTTGGTGCAGACAACACTGAATTTTAGTGCGCACACTACTGTATCCAATCATTCGGCTTGTACATGAATGCATCCCTTCTGAGTATTATTATAAATCTTCGTAAAGCTCCCGACTGATCCTTTTTCCTCTGTGCCCATATCCATAAATCCTCGACATATATAGATAACATCTCCAGCCCTAGCATTGTAGTTCACAAAATGGTGACAATATGACGGAActcctcactgccaaggatttgCTCTGCAAACATCCTATTCTGATCGACGTGGTAATGATCCCCCTCGATACTACCAGCCTTGCTAACTGAATAGGTATCATCGGTGTGAAGAGTGTTGGCATAGGCCACTGGATCTACCACCATACGTTGAAGTACAGTAGCATTCCCAAGGATGTAGAGCGC
This window encodes:
- the LOC123428508 gene encoding 30S ribosomal protein S11, chloroplastic-like translates to MAARALGLAGRALLRPISSPGSHRLLSTDKSPLQGLANAGDPMSRPIMQARNQTDGGFSRLAENRFTAGGGRMGGNGFTAGGGRMGGNGFAVGGGRMGGNGFTADGGRPGRFNMEMLRPAGAPRVKRDVLHVTLKGKKTFVTVTDVKGNRKAGASAGCLEDRKGRSRLARYAGEATGEHMGRVASKIGLKSVVVKVKGYSFFRKKKKVIMGFADGFRGERVRTPSPIMYVHDVTQLAHNGCRLPKKVRK